The following are encoded together in the Triticum dicoccoides isolate Atlit2015 ecotype Zavitan chromosome 6B, WEW_v2.0, whole genome shotgun sequence genome:
- the LOC119320633 gene encoding transcription termination factor MTERF15, mitochondrial-like translates to MLRLLSPSSTSASAIFPLLRLLSASASPIFPSPSSFAVEEYLVDTCGLTRPQALKASTKLFHLKSPANPDAVLAFLAGLGLSGANVSAVVAKDPQLLCAKVDKTLAPVVDGLTGLGLSRSDIARLVSLAHAYFRCRSIVSRLHYYLLLLGSFHNFLRLLKHSPRLLSWDLDKVVKPNVVFLRECGLGDSHITKLCIPVPRMLTTNPERVRAMVACAERLGVPRGTGMFRQALRAVAFLNEEKIAAKVNYLKSTFRWSDAEVSIAMRKYPILLEKSKESLKRRSEFLFYKVGVEPVYIAHRPEILSYSMEGRLIPRYYVIKFLKKNGLLDRDLSLYSAVKMTDKVFVEKLICPHKEAAPHLAEDYAAACKGEVPTNFRFT, encoded by the coding sequence ATGCTCCggctcctctctccttcctccaCCTCTGCCTCTGCCATCTTCCCTCTGCTTCGCCTCCTCTCCGCATCCGCATCCCCCATTTTCCCGAGCCCTAGCAGCTTCGCCGTGGAGGAGTACCTCGTCGACACCTGCGGCCTCACGCGGCCCCAGGCCCTCAAGGCCTCCACCAAGCTCTTCCACCTCAAATCCCCCGCCAACCCCGACGCCGTTctcgccttcctcgccggcctcggcctCTCCGGCGCCAACGTCTCCGCGGTCGTCGCCAAGGACCCGCAACTCCTATGCGCCAAAGTGGACAAAACCCTGGCTCCGGTGGTCGATGGGCTCACCGGCCTCGGCCTGTCGCGTTCTGACATCGCCCGCCTTGTCTCGCTCGCCCACGCCTATTTCCGCTGTAGATCCATAGTCTCCAGGCTGCACTACTACCTGCTCCTCTTGGGCTCCTTCCACAACTTCCTCCGGCTGCTCAAGCACTCACCCCGCCTTCTGTCGTGGGACCTCGACAAGGTTGTCAAGCCCAATGTTGTGTTTCTCAGGGAGTGCGGGCTAGGTGATTCTCATATTACCAAGCTGTGTATCCCTGTACCGAGGATGCTCACCACCAACCCGGAGCGCGTCCGGGCAATGGTGGCATGTGCTGAAAGATTGGGTGTACCTCGTGGCACTGGAATGTTCAGGCAAGCGCTACGGGCTGTCGCGTTTCTCAACGAGGAGAAGATTGCCGCCAAAGTGAACTACTTGAAGAGTACGTTCAGGTGGTCTGATGCCGAAGTGAGCATTGCTATGCGCAAGTATCCGATTCTGCTGGAGAAGTCAAAGGAATCTCTGAAGCGCAGGTCCGAGTTCCTGTTCTATAAGGTGGGGGTGGAACCCGTGTACATTGCTCATCGACCGGAAATACTTTCTTATAGCATGGAGGGCCGACTCATACCCCGGTACTATGTTATCAAGTTCCTCAAGAAAAATGGACTGCTAGATCGTGACTTGAGCTTATATTCTGCGGTCAAGATGACTGACAAGGTATTTGTGGAGAAGCTCATATGTCCTCACAAGGAAGCCGCGCCACACCTCGCTGAAGATTATGCAGCAGCTTGCAAAGGGGAAGTGCCAACTAATTTCAGATTTACATGA